From the genome of Bacteroides sp. MSB163, one region includes:
- a CDS encoding glycosyltransferase → MRYSVIIPVYNRPDEVDELLQSLTEQSFKDFEVVIVEDGSSIPCKEVVDRYQDKLDIHYYNKPNSGPGQTRNYGAERSAGEYLIILDSDCILPAGYLAATEKELQASPADAFGGPDRAHESFTDIQKAINYSMTSFFTTGGIRGGKKKMDKFYPRSFNMGVNRDVYAALGGFSKMRFGEDIDFSIRIFKSGYRCRLFPDAWVYHKRRTDLKKFFKQVHNSGIARINLYKKYPESLKVVHLLPAAFTLGVAVLLLGAPFCLYSLTPIALYALLVCIDSSIQNRSLRIGIYSIAASFIQLIGYGTGFWRAWWNRCILGKDEFEAFKKNFYK, encoded by the coding sequence ATGAGATACTCCGTCATTATTCCTGTATACAACCGTCCCGACGAAGTGGACGAACTGTTGCAAAGTCTGACCGAACAGAGTTTCAAAGACTTTGAAGTCGTGATTGTGGAAGATGGCTCCTCCATTCCCTGCAAGGAAGTAGTGGACAGATATCAGGATAAACTGGACATACACTATTACAACAAACCGAATTCCGGTCCCGGACAAACCCGTAACTATGGCGCCGAACGAAGCGCGGGGGAATACCTGATCATCCTGGATTCCGACTGCATCCTGCCCGCAGGCTATCTTGCCGCCACCGAAAAAGAACTACAAGCCAGTCCTGCCGATGCTTTCGGCGGACCGGACCGGGCTCACGAGTCTTTTACAGATATACAAAAAGCCATCAACTACTCCATGACCTCTTTCTTCACTACCGGAGGCATCCGGGGAGGAAAAAAGAAAATGGATAAGTTCTATCCGCGCAGCTTCAACATGGGTGTTAATCGAGACGTATATGCCGCATTGGGCGGTTTTTCAAAGATGCGATTCGGAGAAGACATAGACTTCAGCATCCGGATATTCAAAAGCGGTTACCGCTGCCGGTTATTCCCCGATGCATGGGTGTATCATAAACGCCGCACGGACTTAAAGAAATTCTTCAAGCAAGTGCATAACTCAGGAATTGCGCGCATCAATCTATATAAGAAATATCCGGAATCACTGAAAGTCGTCCACCTCCTGCCCGCAGCATTCACACTGGGAGTAGCGGTACTGCTGCTTGGTGCTCCTTTCTGCCTTTACAGTCTGACGCCCATTGCTTTGTATGCACTGCTGGTATGCATAGACTCTTCCATCCAGAACCGAAGCCTGCGCATCGGCATCTATTCCATTGCCGCCTCCTTTATCCAACTCATCGGATATGGCACAGGCTTTTGGAGAGCATGGTGGAATCGCTGCATACTTGGCAAAGACGAGTTTGAGGCTTTCAAAAAAAACTTTTATAAATGA
- the efp gene encoding elongation factor P, with amino-acid sequence MINAQDIKIGTCIRMDNKLYFCIDFLHVKPGKGNTFMRVKLKDVVNGYVLERRFNIGEKLEDVRVERRPYQFLYKEGEDYIFMNQETFDQHPIAHDLINGVDFLLEGAVLDVVSDASTETVLYADMPIKVQMKVTYTEPGVKGDTATNTLKPATVESGATVRVPLFINEGETIEIDTRDGSYVSRVKA; translated from the coding sequence TAATGCCCAAGACATTAAAATCGGAACTTGTATCCGTATGGACAACAAGTTGTATTTTTGTATTGACTTCCTGCATGTAAAGCCGGGAAAAGGTAACACTTTCATGCGTGTTAAACTGAAAGACGTAGTAAATGGCTATGTGTTGGAACGCCGCTTTAATATCGGTGAAAAACTGGAAGATGTACGCGTAGAGCGTCGTCCCTATCAGTTCTTATATAAAGAAGGTGAAGATTATATCTTCATGAACCAGGAAACTTTCGATCAGCACCCCATTGCACACGACCTGATCAACGGTGTTGACTTCCTGCTGGAAGGTGCTGTGCTGGACGTAGTATCTGATGCTTCTACTGAAACTGTTCTTTATGCTGATATGCCCATAAAGGTTCAGATGAAGGTTACTTATACAGAACCGGGTGTAAAGGGTGACACAGCTACAAATACATTGAAACCTGCCACTGTAGAGTCCGGTGCAACTGTACGCGTTCCGTTGTTCATCAATGAAGGTGAAACAATTGAAATTGATACTCGTGACGGTTCTTATGTTAGCCGTGTGAAAGCATAA
- a CDS encoding alkaline phosphatase: MKRFMYVLLFVLLTGVTYAQQAKYVFYFIGDGMGVNQVNGTEMYLAEQEGRIGVTPLLFTQFPAVGVATTFSATNSVTDSSAAGTALATGVKTYNGAIGMDDQKNVIQTVAEKAKKAGKKVGVTTSVSVDHATPAAFYAHQPNRNMYYEIALDLPKANFDFYAGGGFLKPTTTADKKEAPSIFPIIEEAGYTIAKGIDDFKVKSTQADKMILIQKDGANPSCLPYSIDRKDGDMTLAEITESAVSFLTKGKNKGFFLMVEGGKIDWACHSNDPATVFEEVIDMDNAIKVAYEFYKKHPKETLIVVTADHETGGLGLGTGKYELHLKALKNQKQSQDLLSTAITDLRKAKGHNVTWEDAKALLVEKMSFWKELPLTWEQEKMLRDEFEQSFVKNKVVFEETLYSKTEPLAATAKKVMSQVAMIGWTSGSHTAEYVPVYAVGAGSKEFAGKYDNTEIPKRIAKVAGYK; encoded by the coding sequence ATGAAACGATTCATGTATGTATTGCTCTTTGTCCTGTTGACAGGTGTGACGTATGCGCAACAGGCAAAGTATGTATTCTATTTCATTGGTGATGGAATGGGAGTAAACCAGGTAAACGGTACGGAAATGTACCTGGCTGAACAGGAGGGACGCATTGGCGTGACGCCGTTGCTGTTCACTCAGTTTCCGGCTGTAGGTGTTGCCACTACTTTCTCTGCCACTAATTCGGTTACGGACTCTTCCGCTGCCGGAACTGCATTGGCTACCGGAGTGAAGACGTATAACGGTGCCATCGGTATGGACGACCAGAAGAATGTGATTCAAACGGTTGCCGAAAAAGCTAAGAAAGCTGGGAAGAAAGTTGGTGTAACTACCAGTGTCAGTGTGGACCATGCTACTCCTGCCGCTTTCTATGCTCATCAGCCTAACCGTAACATGTATTACGAAATAGCCCTTGACTTACCGAAGGCTAACTTTGACTTCTATGCAGGTGGTGGTTTTCTGAAGCCTACTACTACCGCTGATAAGAAAGAAGCTCCGAGCATTTTCCCGATCATTGAGGAGGCCGGTTATACCATTGCGAAAGGTATTGATGACTTTAAGGTTAAATCCACCCAGGCTGATAAGATGATTCTTATTCAGAAAGACGGTGCTAATCCTTCTTGTCTGCCTTATTCCATTGACCGTAAAGACGGCGATATGACCCTCGCTGAAATCACAGAAAGCGCTGTTTCTTTCTTGACCAAAGGCAAGAACAAGGGCTTCTTCCTGATGGTGGAGGGTGGAAAGATCGACTGGGCTTGCCATAGCAACGACCCTGCCACAGTTTTCGAGGAAGTGATTGATATGGACAATGCCATTAAAGTGGCTTATGAGTTTTATAAAAAACATCCGAAAGAAACTCTGATTGTAGTAACTGCCGACCATGAAACCGGTGGCTTGGGACTGGGTACAGGCAAGTATGAATTACATTTGAAGGCTCTGAAGAACCAGAAACAATCTCAGGATTTACTTTCTACTGCTATCACGGATTTGCGCAAAGCCAAAGGTCATAATGTAACTTGGGAAGATGCCAAGGCTCTGTTGGTAGAAAAGATGAGCTTCTGGAAAGAATTGCCTTTGACTTGGGAACAGGAGAAGATGTTGCGTGATGAATTTGAGCAATCCTTCGTAAAGAATAAGGTTGTGTTCGAAGAAACTCTTTATTCGAAAACTGAACCGCTGGCTGCTACCGCAAAAAAAGTGATGAGCCAGGTTGCCATGATAGGCTGGACAAGTGGCAGTCACACAGCAGAGTATGTGCCGGTATATGCAGTAGGTGCAGGTTCTAAGGAATTTGCCGGTAAGTATGATAATACGGAAATCCCGAAACGTATAGCAAAAGTTGCGGGATATAAGTAA
- a CDS encoding acetate kinase, translating into MKVLVLNCGSSSIKYKLFDMDHKEVIAQGGIEKIGLQGSFLKFTLPNGEKKVLEKDIPEHTVGVEFILDTLTSPEFGAIKSLNEINAVGHRMVHGGEKFSESVLLTQEVLDAFTACNDLAPLHNPANLKGVNAISAILPNVPQIGVFDTAFHQTMPDYAYLYAIPYELYKKYGVRRYGFHGTSHRYVSQRVCEYLGVSPEGKKIITCHIGNGGSITAVKDGKSIDTSMGLTPLEGLMMGTRSGDIDAGAVTFIMEKENLTAAGVSDLLNKKSGVKGIFGVSSDMRELEAAVAAGNNKMADLTEKMYFYRIKKYIGAYAAALGGVDIIVFTGGVGENQASCRSGACEGLEYMGVKLDLEKNKVRGEEAVISAEDSKVKVVVIPTDEELMIASDTMAILNKK; encoded by the coding sequence ATGAAAGTCTTAGTATTGAACTGCGGTAGTTCGTCCATCAAATACAAGTTGTTTGATATGGATCATAAAGAAGTGATCGCACAGGGTGGTATCGAAAAAATAGGCCTTCAGGGGTCTTTCCTGAAGTTTACTTTACCTAACGGTGAAAAGAAAGTTCTGGAGAAAGATATTCCCGAACATACCGTAGGTGTGGAATTTATTCTGGATACACTGACCAGCCCTGAATTTGGCGCTATCAAATCTTTGAATGAAATCAACGCAGTAGGTCATCGTATGGTGCATGGTGGTGAGAAGTTCAGTGAATCTGTGTTGCTGACACAGGAAGTTCTGGATGCTTTCACGGCTTGCAATGACCTGGCTCCGCTTCATAATCCTGCTAATCTGAAAGGTGTAAACGCTATCTCTGCCATATTGCCGAATGTGCCGCAAATCGGTGTATTCGATACAGCGTTCCATCAAACTATGCCGGACTATGCATACCTCTATGCTATTCCTTACGAATTGTATAAGAAATATGGTGTACGTCGTTACGGTTTCCACGGAACTTCTCACCGTTATGTTTCACAACGCGTGTGTGAGTATCTGGGAGTGAGTCCGGAAGGAAAGAAGATTATCACTTGCCACATTGGCAACGGTGGCTCTATCACTGCCGTTAAAGATGGTAAAAGCATAGATACAAGCATGGGATTGACTCCGCTGGAAGGTCTGATGATGGGTACCCGTAGTGGTGACATTGATGCCGGTGCCGTGACTTTCATCATGGAAAAAGAGAATCTGACAGCTGCCGGTGTATCTGACTTGCTGAATAAGAAGAGCGGTGTAAAGGGTATCTTCGGTGTGTCCAGTGACATGCGCGAATTGGAGGCTGCCGTTGCTGCCGGTAACAATAAAATGGCCGACCTGACCGAAAAGATGTATTTCTACCGTATCAAAAAGTATATCGGCGCTTATGCTGCTGCTTTGGGTGGCGTAGACATCATCGTATTTACCGGTGGTGTAGGCGAAAACCAGGCTTCTTGCCGTTCCGGTGCATGCGAAGGTTTGGAATACATGGGCGTGAAGTTGGATCTGGAGAAGAACAAGGTACGTGGCGAAGAAGCTGTGATTTCTGCTGAAGATTCTAAGGTGAAAGTTGTGGTAATCCCGACTGATGAAGAGCTGATGATTGCTTCGGATACAATGGCTATCCTGAACAAGAAATAA
- a CDS encoding metal-sulfur cluster assembly factor yields the protein MTKFEIEEKIVAMLKTVFDPEIPVNVYDLGLIYKIDVSDSGEVNIDMTLTAPNCPAADFIMEDVRQKVESVDGVSAATINLVFEPEWDKDMMSEEAKLELGFL from the coding sequence ATGACCAAGTTTGAAATAGAAGAAAAAATAGTAGCGATGCTCAAAACCGTATTCGACCCGGAAATCCCGGTAAACGTATACGATCTGGGACTTATCTACAAAATAGATGTCTCCGACAGTGGAGAAGTAAATATTGATATGACCTTGACAGCACCCAACTGTCCGGCAGCCGACTTCATCATGGAAGATGTGCGCCAGAAAGTGGAATCAGTGGACGGTGTATCTGCCGCCACCATCAATCTGGTGTTCGAACCGGAATGGGACAAGGATATGATGAGCGAGGAAGCCAAACTGGAACTGGGATTCCTGTAA
- the radC gene encoding RadC family protein, whose product MEKLTINQWAEEDRPREKMMLKGAEALSDAELLAILIGSGNTEESAVSLMQRVLSTCGNDLNQLGKWEVQDFSRFKGFGPAKSITIMAALELGKRRKLQERPERATIRSSKDIYEIFHPLLCDLAHEEFWVLLLNQASRVIDKSRISRGGIDQTTADVRSILREALIQRATQIALIHNHPSGSPRPSTDDQRLTQLVQKGAQTMNIRLIDHVIVTDGKYYSFNDEGMI is encoded by the coding sequence ATGGAGAAACTGACTATCAATCAGTGGGCGGAAGAAGACCGTCCGCGGGAAAAGATGATGCTAAAGGGGGCGGAAGCCCTCAGCGATGCCGAATTACTTGCCATCCTTATCGGTTCGGGGAACACAGAAGAAAGCGCGGTATCACTTATGCAACGGGTACTTTCCACTTGCGGCAACGACCTCAATCAATTGGGTAAATGGGAAGTGCAGGACTTTTCCCGCTTCAAAGGCTTCGGTCCCGCCAAGAGCATCACCATCATGGCAGCATTGGAACTGGGTAAACGCCGCAAGCTACAGGAACGTCCGGAACGTGCCACCATCCGCTCTTCCAAGGACATCTACGAAATCTTTCACCCGCTTCTTTGCGACCTGGCACACGAAGAATTCTGGGTTTTACTCCTTAACCAGGCCTCCCGCGTCATCGACAAATCCCGCATCAGCCGCGGTGGCATCGACCAGACTACCGCCGACGTACGCAGCATCCTGCGCGAGGCCTTAATACAACGAGCCACACAAATAGCTTTGATACACAACCATCCTTCCGGCAGCCCACGCCCCAGCACAGACGATCAACGCCTGACGCAACTTGTCCAAAAAGGCGCTCAGACAATGAACATCCGCCTCATCGACCACGTTATTGTAACAGACGGAAAGTATTACAGCTTTAACGATGAAGGAATGATTTAA
- a CDS encoding DUF1016 N-terminal domain-containing protein, which translates to MSKLIKTDNEYKEWIGELKQRIRQSQIKAAVKVNTELLKLYWSIGGDIVRLKAEAKWGTNIMSQISLDLKEEFSNLGGFSETNLRYIKRFYLFYGQNQPQVGAKIKSKKQEQHSGTIYAGYSQPAHRHIRI; encoded by the coding sequence ATGAGTAAACTGATAAAGACAGACAACGAATATAAAGAGTGGATAGGCGAACTGAAACAGCGTATCCGCCAGAGTCAGATTAAGGCAGCGGTAAAAGTAAATACGGAGTTATTGAAACTATACTGGAGTATAGGAGGTGATATAGTCCGGTTAAAAGCGGAAGCAAAATGGGGAACTAACATAATGTCTCAAATTAGCTTAGACCTCAAAGAAGAATTCTCTAACTTAGGAGGATTTTCTGAAACAAACCTACGCTACATAAAAAGATTCTATTTATTTTATGGACAGAATCAGCCCCAAGTTGGGGCTAAAATAAAGTCAAAAAAGCAAGAACAACATAGTGGCACGATATACGCTGGATACAGCCAACCTGCCCATCGGCATATCAGAATATGA
- a CDS encoding ChbG/HpnK family deacetylase, whose protein sequence is MNLLRLKHHFAGCLLAASTLPAWGQSAPTLAIRIDDLGAFHSVNEACIQTYQSGIARSVEVMPVAAWYPEAVRLLKENPGLDAGLHLVITSEWENVKWRPLTHCPSLTDENGYFYPMMGANPAYPGQSVMENKWDIKEVEQEFRAQIEMALKNIPQLSHMTGHMLSTGFTKEVNELVLRLAKEYNLPSIDRMDSPEDYRFTYIGYDGPSRTSAEKEESFIRSLNKLEAGKRYLFLDHPALDNEEMRTVFHIGYEQVALDRQGVTDLLTSPRVKQVIEDKGIKLISINQLTKGLPRSTASKKLEKAMEKYLDAVQKANQDLHSIMIVQHGYVLAEKWIGEGKEDEPHILNSVSKTFTASAVGLLISEGRLNLTDKVISFFPDKLPANISENLKAMTIRDLLTMTCGYDTAPSVNTQQATETPAKDWVELFLAHPVEHKPGTFFAYNSLGTYMLSAIAQKVTGEKLVDYLYPRLFRPLGIVNVKWQESPQGINCGGWGLYLKTEDLAKMGQLFLQKGKWNGRQVLSEEWVAEASARADGANGQYILVIPEKDAVIAVTAHIGDMQAEPDLIWKYLLPAL, encoded by the coding sequence ATGAACCTTTTAAGACTGAAACACCATTTCGCCGGATGTTTGCTTGCCGCAAGCACCCTTCCGGCATGGGGACAATCCGCCCCTACCCTTGCTATCCGCATCGATGACCTTGGAGCTTTCCATTCCGTCAATGAAGCTTGTATTCAAACTTATCAGTCGGGCATCGCCCGCTCAGTAGAAGTGATGCCTGTAGCCGCCTGGTATCCGGAAGCCGTTCGTCTGCTGAAAGAAAATCCGGGATTGGATGCCGGACTGCATTTAGTCATTACCAGCGAATGGGAAAATGTGAAATGGCGCCCCCTGACGCATTGTCCCAGCCTGACGGACGAGAACGGATATTTTTATCCGATGATGGGGGCTAATCCGGCCTATCCGGGACAGTCGGTTATGGAAAACAAATGGGATATAAAAGAGGTGGAGCAAGAATTCCGTGCACAGATAGAAATGGCACTGAAGAACATTCCCCAACTCAGCCACATGACAGGGCACATGCTGTCCACCGGATTCACGAAAGAAGTGAACGAATTGGTGTTGCGACTGGCAAAGGAGTACAACCTCCCTTCTATTGATCGCATGGATTCACCCGAAGATTATCGGTTCACCTATATCGGGTATGATGGCCCGAGCCGGACATCTGCTGAAAAGGAAGAGAGCTTCATCCGCTCCCTGAACAAACTGGAAGCAGGTAAACGATATCTGTTCCTCGACCATCCGGCACTGGATAATGAAGAAATGAGAACCGTCTTTCATATCGGCTACGAACAAGTAGCACTCGACCGGCAAGGAGTGACAGACCTCCTCACCAGCCCGCGCGTAAAGCAAGTCATTGAAGATAAAGGCATCAAACTAATTTCCATCAACCAGTTGACAAAAGGACTTCCACGTAGCACCGCCTCTAAAAAACTGGAGAAAGCTATGGAGAAATATCTGGATGCAGTGCAGAAAGCTAACCAGGACCTACACAGCATCATGATAGTGCAACATGGCTACGTGCTTGCCGAAAAGTGGATAGGTGAAGGGAAAGAAGATGAGCCGCACATTCTGAACTCTGTCAGTAAGACATTTACTGCCTCGGCTGTAGGACTCCTCATTTCAGAAGGAAGGCTAAATCTGACGGATAAAGTAATCTCTTTCTTCCCGGATAAGCTACCCGCAAACATCAGTGAAAACCTAAAAGCCATGACTATCCGCGACTTACTGACTATGACTTGCGGATATGATACAGCCCCGAGCGTCAATACCCAGCAGGCTACTGAAACTCCCGCCAAGGATTGGGTGGAGCTGTTCCTCGCTCATCCCGTAGAACATAAGCCGGGCACTTTCTTTGCTTATAACAGTCTCGGAACCTATATGCTTTCCGCCATTGCGCAGAAAGTGACCGGAGAAAAGTTAGTGGATTATTTATATCCACGACTGTTCCGTCCACTGGGCATCGTCAATGTAAAGTGGCAGGAAAGCCCGCAAGGAATCAATTGCGGCGGCTGGGGACTATACCTCAAAACCGAAGACCTTGCCAAGATGGGACAACTCTTCCTGCAAAAAGGGAAGTGGAATGGTCGGCAAGTGCTGTCGGAAGAATGGGTTGCTGAAGCTTCCGCCCGTGCCGATGGGGCCAACGGACAATATATCCTCGTAATTCCTGAAAAAGACGCCGTTATTGCCGTTACAGCACATATCGGAGACATGCAGGCTGAACCGGATCTAATCTGGAAATACCTGCTTCCGGCACTGTAA
- a CDS encoding UDP-2,3-diacylglucosamine diphosphatase, whose protein sequence is MKNVYFLSDAHLGSRAIEHGRTQERRLVNFLDSIKHKASAVYLLGDMFDFWYEFKTVVPKGYTRFLGKLSELTDIGVEVHFFTGNHDIWCGDYLTRECGVIMHREPLTTEIYGKEFYLAHGDGLGDPDKKFKFLRSMFHSEFLQTLFSAIHPRWSMELGLNWAKHSRLKRVDGKEPDYMGEDKEFLVLYTKEYLKSHPNINYFIYGHRHIELDLMLSATARVTILGDWINYFSYAVFDGENLFLENFIEGETKL, encoded by the coding sequence ATGAAGAATGTATATTTCCTTTCGGACGCACACCTCGGCTCACGTGCCATCGAACACGGGCGTACACAAGAGCGCCGCCTCGTTAATTTCCTCGACAGTATCAAGCACAAGGCTTCTGCCGTATACTTACTGGGAGACATGTTTGACTTCTGGTATGAATTCAAGACCGTTGTGCCGAAAGGATATACCCGTTTTCTGGGAAAGCTGTCCGAACTGACGGATATAGGAGTGGAAGTGCATTTCTTCACAGGTAACCATGATATTTGGTGCGGCGACTATCTAACCCGTGAGTGCGGCGTCATCATGCACCGCGAACCACTTACCACGGAAATATACGGCAAGGAGTTCTATCTGGCCCACGGCGATGGTTTGGGCGATCCCGACAAGAAGTTCAAATTTCTACGCTCCATGTTTCACAGCGAATTTCTGCAAACCCTTTTCTCCGCCATACACCCTCGTTGGAGTATGGAGTTAGGACTGAATTGGGCTAAGCATAGCCGTCTGAAACGTGTGGACGGCAAGGAGCCCGACTATATGGGTGAAGACAAAGAATTCCTGGTGCTCTACACCAAGGAATACCTGAAAAGCCACCCGAATATCAATTACTTCATCTACGGACACCGTCACATCGAACTGGACCTGATGTTGAGCGCCACCGCCCGTGTCACCATATTGGGAGACTGGATTAATTATTTCTCCTACGCCGTATTCGACGGTGAGAACCTCTTCCTTGAGAACTTTATTGAAGGAGAAACCAAACTATAA